GAGATCAGAGCTAGGGCTGACAGATGCACAAGCTTCAAAAACAAGTTATACGCAGTTTGGTGGTTGCTTATTTCTGTATATTATTAAAGTGCATTCTTCTTTTGGACTGATCAAAAGCTATGCCTATGGTTGATACTTCACCCTACTctgttcttttccttctctgGCGAGGCCCAAAGTTCAGATAAATCAACTCTATGATCTGGGTTTCACATTCTGTACTCCATGaagaattaatataatttgagcAGTCTGAAATAGAACTCAGTTCCTTAAAACTGACCAACTGATTGACTAGGAAGATTGTATGCAGTCTTTGGTCCTTGATTAGAAAAGCATAACTGCTGCCCACAGTAGTCAGATGGATTAAGCCAGATGTTTGATTTGTATTGGGGATAGGCATGTCTAGGCGATTAGTCAAATGAGAGTTCGGTTGTGATACTGAAATTCTTTTTAACTGGAAAAGGTATTTCTCCGTCAAAAGTGAGGGTATAACAATAAACTCATGCATAATCTCTTAAAAAAAGTTGAGTAGTCGggaaaaatttagttttttggACCTTGGCCTTGCCTCCCTTCACCCTTCCACTCACAAAAagttcccataaaaaaaaaaaaaaaaaaaaaaaaattatcttctcaCCTAAATGTTTGCATGTTGGCCCTGCAAGATGGCATAGCCTCTGTTTCCCACGTTTGTGTAATACTTGTGTTTAGAGAAGGCTTCTTACTCAAACAAGTAGATTATCAATTATTTTGCTTAGTGTTTTCTGTGAAGAACTCGTACGAATTCTTGCCTCTAGTTTTGGTCAGGTTTACACTTTCTTATTGCTGActttaattattgtttaaacCCAACTTGAGATTGTTTGGTTTATTGATATTATGTAAAAGTGCCCAGTGGATAGATCATAAGCCAGCAATCATCTTTATTGAGTAGGGAAGAGAGCTAGATGTCTCCTCAGTaatacaaaacaatattaaCCCTGAAGAGGTCaccaaaaaaagtaaaaaaaaaacgtataaCCAAACTAAGGGAACTGAATAAAGTACTGTAGAATacaataataatcacaataatatGTAGGCATCGTTTGCTGTGAAAGGCAGACTAGCACAGGACAAAATTCTTATGTGGTGAAGGATGAAGCAAATGCTGCAGcacaaagaaggaagaagagatGCGAAATCGACAACTTGATGGAACTTCCAGCTGATGAACCGTCGTCTGTCGATGGGACAGTTTTAGATCCTCCTCCTGCTCATGTGAACATCAACATGAACATGATTAAACCAATGAACAAAATAAGCAACTAAATCAGTCCTTTTAACTTTGAGGCTTCGTTGATAGGcaaaatgataaacaaattaaaacttgTTCTATTGCCACATATATCTTAAGGTCCCTGTAAagatttgattttattaaaCCCAAAATCTGGTCTGCATTGTTCAGCATGTGACAAATAGCAACAATTTTGCATTCAGCTGAATAAACAATGCAGCATTTTGTACCTGAAGGAACTGTGTTTGAAGAGTCTGGTGTTCCTGCGGGGGAGTCGGCTGGAGAAGCAGCTGCTCATATTCACGAAAGTGCAAGTTAGAAGAGACGAAAACAAGACATTATTGCTTTTTTCAATACAGTTGTTCAGAGTATTACTCCAAAATATTGGTCAGAGAAGATTTTGATATGGAATCATACCGTTACAGCGGCTAAGGGGTGGAGTCTGAACATTACAAGCACTGGGAAGGGCTAGAGCCTGAGTTCGGTTGACGTTGATCCCCAGCGACGAGCCACCACCATTAATGACCTCACACAAGCACTGCGGCTGCGAACGGACTACGGTGGCGAGCTGCGAGCAGCATCCTGAAGATGGGGTGGAGGAGTTGCCGGTAATGTAGTTCAGGCATGGTGACAAGCTGATTATCTCATTTGTACAGCTCGACTGAGCCTCAGCTCCTGCCCAGAGCATGGTCACTAGGACTAGGACCACACCCATCTCAAACTTTCCTTGTGCCATTGAGATGTTCCCAAATATGTGCTGAAAAAATAACTGTAAATGCTAAAAAGATCTTGTGCCACTCGGGTATGCTTAGTTTGGTTGGGGGAAGCGGATGGATGTATGGCCCTTTATAGAGaaatcaaaacagaaagagaCAAGAGAGAACTTGGGTTATGTGGGTGAACAACTTTCTCCTACTCTCTAACGGGTTCTCGTCACTTTGGCTGCAGCCTACCTAGCTAGCTCGATCCAGCTTCTTGTTCAAAGTTCAAAACTGGAGACTTTGGGAGCTTTTATGTAGCTTGATGCATAAggaaaatttattagtttttgaaGGTCGGCTATGTGGGTGACCAATTTGTGCAATATTTGGCAAGGAGGAGAGAGTCCACGTTGAGAAACTTCTACCAATAAGAAGAAAGCATGACGCGTTTatgacttttcaattttctttcaacTGTCTTTTTAGCCTAAAAGTTGAGAATCTGAACTGGTGCAGATAGGTAGCAGACAATTCTAATCTTAAAATATTAGGgattaatcttaaaataacaGGGATatatggtgatgtggcatagaaGAACTATTTACtcacgtttgaatgttaagatgattttaaatgatttataaatagtaataaaataatatcagatTACTTCACTTAGGTGGTGATAGCAACTCCATCTTGTAcgtatttgaatattaagatgatttcaaatgatttataaataataataaaataataccaGATTACTTCACTTAGATGGTGATAGCAACTCCATCTTGTACGTGCTTCCTTGATAATGACATCCTTCAGCTAAGAAAATTCACTTTGCATATAAGGATTGCTTTTACTGATGATTTTTACATCTTTCCAGGAAGCCTACCAACAACCCCATCATTTGTATTTATTTCAgaagtaatgctagagagaagtcattatagcagtgcatactttatatttattacGTAATTACTTTTAGTTGATTGTTTCTAATATTCACTTGAAGaaatgtgtggtctagatgataccacatcatgtgtgtaaaataAATGCTTTCAAtaatgacttctatctatatttattcttatccCAGACATATCTTCGATGAAAATGCTATTCAACCAACATTTTTAAATGGTGACCgctataattttttctttaattattttggaagtaaaaatacaaatacaaatataaatataaaataaagaaagaaaaggccAAATGGTTGGAAAATGGTTGCTGAGTAGCATAATCCATCGTCATTTATTAAGATGTAAGAGGAgcgatgaaaaataatattcatcatcgttttaattattattcttcttttattaCTCTTGATGTAGCATAAAATAACcggtaaataaataataaatagcaaataatttataatcatttgATACTACAcgaagaaatgataaaatgatgataattaaAAGGATAATGAATAGCATTTCTCTAAAAATGATAGCTCGAGCGGGCATGACTATATGATCTATCGAGTGGCATATTTGGAAAAACTCCAGGGATAACCACGTACGTTGATGCAATTCCTTTCAGTGCAAGggagttttaatttttactttattttattgtactTTGATCAAACTGATCAAGTGGTCTAGCTAGGGAGAAACATTTCTGTCGCTTGCACAAATCTTTATATGGTCTTAAGCAATCCTCTCGCCAATGGTACTCCAAGCTGTCTCATGTTCTTACTTTGGCAGGTTTTTGTCAATCTTATGCTGATCATAATCTCTTCACCAAGACTATGAGCATCGTGTTCACTGCTATTctgatatatgttgatgacattcttGTTACTGGCAACGATCTATCCACCATCATTGCCCTCAAGAACCACTTGGCTACTTCATTAAAAATCAAAGACCTTAAAAATTTGAAGTATTTCCTTGGCATTGAAATAGCATGATCACCTGCTAGAATTTTCTTCAACCAACGCAAATATATTTTGGACATCCTCTATGATGTTGGTCAACTTGACTCTCGCCCTGCTTACTTTCCTATGAAGCAGCATCTTAAGCTCAATGGCACTAATGGTGATCTTCTTGCTGATCCAGCATCCTACCGCCGCTTGGTTGATCGTCTCATCTATTTGACCATTTCACATCCAAATATTACTTACACAGTGAATATTTTGAGCCAGTTTATGCATGCCCCTCGTGAGCCACATCAGCAAGCTGCCCTCCGTTTACTTCGGTATTTGAAATCCACTCCTGGTTAtggattattcttttctttagcCTGCAGTTTTCAGTTATCAGCCTATTGTGACTCTGATTTGGCTTGCTGCCCTATGACTGGACAGTCCACCACTGGCTTTGTTGTCAAACTTGGAGAGAGCCCTATCTCTTAGCGGACAAAGAAGTAATCCACTGTCTCTCGCTCTTTTGCTGAAGTTGAATATTGTGCCATGGCTAACACCTCTTGTGAGATTACATGGTTACAATCTATTCTTCGTGATCTCACAATCTCTCATCCTCAACCTACACTACTTCACTGCGACAATCAAGCTGCTATTCATATTGCACGCAATTCGATTTTTCATGAACGCTCCAAACACATAGAGATTAATTGTCACTTGGTGCGTGATCAAATTGGGCTTCTTACTCCCACTTATTCGCCCACTTTCCAACAACAAGCAGATCTCTTCACAAAACTTTAGGTTGGGAATTGTTTGTCTTCTTCAGATCCAAGTTGGGTATTGCAGATCTCTATGCTCCAACTTGAGGGGAAGTATTAACGTTATGAGATTAATTGTAGAAATTAAGCAACATCTCATACATTCCATTTGTAGCaccattttcttttacaaatagTGTGCATATTCTGTAATTGAGAATCAGATCAAATtcaatagaaatatttttacaGCCAAGTGCACATTTTCTCCCTACCTTTACGTTTGTAATCATAAAACTAGGAGAATTCTTGCTGCTGATGTTGGTCCACGTACGCTTTGCATTCGTATCAGAGAGAATGCTCCATACCAACTAGTGGGGTTCTTTTTTGGAATACATATTGAACATATTGCATAGAGGGGTGTCAATCTCCAAAAATTTGGattagaaagaaattatatattccATTGTCGTGTAATATATAGTCTATAACAATGTTAGAGATATAgtctcaaaatatataaatcctatacactatttttaaaaaatagtgaagcccaccattaaaaaattgacATTTTCACGTGGATTCTAGAtttgtttacttttttcaaaaaaaatgcgCCACACTTGCATACTCTAatattgtatctagcattactctataacGTAACTCTTTAAATTATCCTTTTATCCAAAATGATAACTTTGTTCTTGGAAAgtatagtgagttgagttgcaatgagatgaaataagagttgaataaaatattgttagaatataatttttaatattatttttattttgtgatttgaaaaagttgaattgtttattatattttgtttgaaagtttagaaaagttataatattagatgagatgagatgagatcaactcattatccaaacaaggccttatgactagtttgttttcacaatacttctcaacttatttcatctaatcattacaacttttctaaatttctacacaaaataatataaacaattcaattttttcaaatcacaaaataaaaataaattaaaaaaaaatattctaataatattttatttaattttcaagtttgttttatgaaatgagatcaATTGAGaataaagttaataaaatattattagaatatatttttttaatattaattttattttaaaatttaaaaaaatcgaattatttatattaattttcacaTCACTTCTCAACTCATGTCTGCAAAAACAAACCAGGGCAATCTACACGGGAAACCAAGTCTTAAAAGTAGAGAAACACCATTC
This window of the Juglans regia cultivar Chandler chromosome 12, Walnut 2.0, whole genome shotgun sequence genome carries:
- the LOC109005794 gene encoding non-specific lipid-transfer protein-like protein At2g13820; the encoded protein is MAQGKFEMGVVLVLVTMLWAGAEAQSSCTNEIISLSPCLNYITGNSSTPSSGCCSQLATVVRSQPQCLCEVINGGGSSLGINVNRTQALALPSACNVQTPPLSRCNAASPADSPAGTPDSSNTVPSGGGSKTVPSTDDGSSAGSSIKLSISHLFFLLCAAAFASSFTT